The Corythoichthys intestinalis isolate RoL2023-P3 chromosome 1, ASM3026506v1, whole genome shotgun sequence genome has a segment encoding these proteins:
- the LOC130927717 gene encoding uncharacterized protein LOC130927717 isoform X2 yields MWFYPPEPPGVARAGGVLLADSFFRSRVFFWRPVGVWGYSVRCPRKDCPARELKDVFLSHCGYSKTVRQICDLSGWYSMLTEVLACNACRKAAQDSEEHSIGRFLSWDNDILSQLSPGHREIFPAVLAPQCGVDKQVLSLIEDCAEGNTMTKLHRQILERHSAEYLHRLDLYTTLLTQISKAGGIVRSMGAQEFQPPRRKLPPPKLLRKVFLISQLDKIEDYRTQIMSTFGQVLKFDSTRKICKKLSGEGKGTAAWCTNVGNEQGQILTSVLTCAESLTMLRPMALGLMDRYQKAGEAAPELMYVDRGCCRSRGLSAVGQLFDSWADSGMIVRLDAFYWIHSFDAALLTNHHAKYSLFKSALSAAVFAYNKDDMALLVESERAGHHTGYRTLTDIEVVEKLLRKDHLKHYVRRITVGAQETFRRVQRAIDILKGPAGKDENQIHLFKDAAAIDHVWDNQQKHLECLQDPPGRDMYTVVGYAIRNGVRLPRYRCVRSSNSLEGFHAFIPGMIPGPHCGAVPFQVYLLSGIARWNADREACNIKGQKGRVHRLYSTPLIHRINKRCQEFFHRIEEVNHRLPVPTHDERLGLEYLLAQSTDEFNVREHYSKASATILATEDHDDESEEEEKKEEAIEEDDDAGYNSDRETQGSAPLGQLLQLTERAVASELDPCAEDVCSLHHLPGYQHVETLSRVLVEIALEEGKLSLTDSVRQRVLAAWNQLDLHDRQIQEFDSLYASRWGHSLFGLTNGDPASASLVQKLKLSKRYSPAHLLDSRKNRLMYCVIKQLWLHPGCGAARQGSPVRQAVTRMYQRAQQRVTVDDLVLKKLGIPFLKVNSKCVSDFIRRQEAMSANKVTDQGLSVLQRPQSLSDTSLPPALELPDIRPQTDRPQVCFNVVPSMAGTRQLKRRYINLPIAPRPSTFPSTPLAGGFAVVPPHYTVTTPPSQTLVVVPSAPLAVHGHVPPPNSTAAPTASQTTDTAHLSGAPQGPARSTYYKRLANNKPAFAVNSVKYYNCALCGQSTQGHKKYKKKTYCETARASTSKGLSGRSFANFVNFKGAVDDLLK; encoded by the exons ATGTGGTTTTACCCCCCTGAGCCACCTGGCGTAGCCAGAGCAGGAGGCGTACTTTTGGCGGACTCCTTCTTCCGCAGCCGTGTGTTTTTCTGGAGGCCTGTGGGCGTGTGGGGTTACAGTGTACGCTGTCCGCGAAAAGACTGTCCCGCACGCGAATTAAAAGACGTCTTTTTGTCCCACTGCGGGTACTCCAAGACGGTGCGGCAAATCTGTGACCTCTCCGGATGGTACTCCATGCTGACCGAGGTGCTGGCCTGCAACGCCTGCAGGAAAGCAGCCCAAGACTCTGAGGAGCATTCCATCGGCCGATTCCTGTCATGGGACAATGACATATTGTCCCAGCTCTCTCCCGGCCACCGTGAAATATTCCCGGCAGTCTTGGCTCCGCA ATGCGGTGTGGACAAGCAAGTCCTGTCCTTGATAGAGGACTGTGCGGAGGGGAACACCATGACAAAGCTCCATAGGCAAATTCTGGAGAGGCACAGTGCGGAGTACCTGCACAGGCTAGATCTCTACACCACCCTCCTCACCCAAATCAGCAAAGCGGGCGGGATTGTAA GATCGATGGGCGCCCAGGAATTCCAGCCGCCACGAAGAAAGCTGCCACCTCCCAAACTTCTAAGGAAGGTCTTTCTTATCTCACAGCTCGACAAGATCGAGGACTACCGAACCCAAATTATGTCCACGTTTGGTCAAGTGCTAAAATTCGACTCCACAAGAAAG ATCTGTAAGAAACTATCAGGAGAGGGAAAAGGCACGGCGGCTTGGTGCACCAACGTGGGGAACGAGCAAGGACAGATCCTCACGTCAGTCCTCACTTGCGCGGAGTCCCTGACCATGTTGCGGCCGATGGCGCTGGGTCTCATGGATCGCTATCAGAAAGCTGGGGAGGCAGCCCCCGAGCTCATGTACGTCGATCGCGGCTGCTGCCGTAGCCGCGGCCTGTCTGCCGTAGGACAGCTCTTTGACAGTTGGGCGGACAGTGGGATGATCGTCCGCCTCGACGCCTTCTATTGGATCCACAGTTTCGACGCGGCACTCCTGACGAACCACCACGCCAAGTACAGCCTCTTCAAATCGGCTCTCTCCGCCGCGGTCTTCGCATACAACAAGGACGACATGGCTCTACTCGTCGAGTCAGAGCGCGCCGGCCATCACACCGGCTACAGGACATTGACGGACATCGAGGTGGTGGAAAAGCTGCTCCGAAAAGACCACCTCAAGCACTACGTGCGGAGGATAACAGTCGGCGCGCAGGAGACCTTCAGACGTGTGCAACGTGCCATAGACATCTTGAAGGGGCCGGCGGGGAAGGATGAGAACCAGATCCACCTTTTCAAAGACGCTGCCGCCATCGACCACGTCTGGGACAACCAGCAGAAGCACCTAGAATGTCTGCAGGACCCACCGGGCCGTGACATGTACACCGTAGTGGGCTACGCCATCCGCAATGGTGTGAGACTGCCCCGCTACCGTTGCGTGAGGAGCAGCAACAGCCTGGAGGGGTTCCACGCCTTCATCCCCGGAATGATCCCGGGTCCTCACTGCGGGGCCGTACCTTTTCAGGTTTACCTGCTGAGCGGCATCGCACGCTGGAACGCAGACCGAGAGGCGTGTAACATCAAAGGCCAGAAGGGGCGAGTTCACCGCTTGTACTCAACTCCCCTGATCCACCGCATAAACAAGAGGTGCCAGGAGTTTTTCCATCGGATAGAGGAGGTCAATCACCGGCTCCCTGTTCCCACCCATGATGAGCGACTGGGCTTGGAGTACCTGTTGGCCCAGTCCACGGACGAGTTCAACGTCAGGGAGCACTACTCCAAGGCCAGCGCCACCATCCTGGCCACGGAGGACCACGATGACGAGTcggaggaggaggagaaaaaggaggAGGCTATCGAGGAGGACGACGATGCCGGTTACAACAGCGACCGCGAGACTCAAGGGTCGGCCCCGCTCGGTCAGCtgctgcagctgactgagcgggCCGTGGCCTCGGAGCTGGATCCCTGCGCCGAGGATGTGTGCAGCCTTCACCATCTGCCCGGCTACCAGCACGTCGAGACACTGAGCAGGGTGCTGGTGGAGATTGCCTTGGAGGAGGGGAAGTTGAGTCTCACCGATTCAGTCAGGCAGCGGGTCTTGGCTGCGTGGAACCAGCTGGACCTCCATGATCGCCAGATACAAGAGTTCGACAGCCTCTACGCATCTCGCTGGGGACACTCCCTATTCGGCCTCACCAACGGCGACCCAGCCAGCGCTTCTTTGGTCCAGAAACTCAAGTTGTCTAAGCGCTATTCGCCTGCCCACCTGCTGGACTCGCGAAAGAACCGCCTGATGTATTGCGTCATCAAGCAGTTGTGGCTCCACCCAGGCTGTGGCGCCGCAAGACAAGGGAGCCCCGTCAGGCAAGCTGTCACCCGGATGTACCAGCGCGCCCAGCAGCGGGTGACGGTGGATGACCTTGTGCTCAAAAAACTCGGCATTCCCTTCCTGAAGGTGAACAGCAAGTGCGTCAGCGATTTCATTAGGAGACAAGAAGCCATGTCAGCCAACAAAGTGACAGACCAAGGCCTTTCTGTCCTCCAACGGCCACAGAGCTTGTCTGACACCAGTCTGCCCCCCGCTCTGGAGCTCCCCGACATCAGGCCCCAAACTGACCGGCCCCAGGTCTGTTTTAACGTCGTGCCCTCCATGGCCGGGACACGGCAGCTCAAGCGCAGGTACATAAATTTACCTATAGCGCCCCGCCCCTCCACGTTCCCTTCTACGCCGCTTGCAGGCGGCTTCGCCGTGGTGCCTCCCCACTATACTGTCACCACCCCTCCTTCGCAGACTCTCGTTGTTGTACCTTCGGCGCCGCTTGCGGTACACGGTCACGTGCCACCTCCCAACTCCACAGCCGCCCCCACCGCTTCACAGACTACTGACACTGCGCATCTGTCTGGCGCCCCACAGGGTCCCGCCAGATCCACTTACTACAAACGGCTCGCCAATAACAAACCTGCTTTTGCTGTCAACAGTGTGAAATACTACAACTGTGCCCTGTGTGGTCAATCCACACAGGgccacaaaaaatataaaaaaaagacatactGTGAAACGGCCAGGGCCTCCACGTCCAAAGGACTTTCTGGCAGGTCCTTTGCAAATTTTGTCAATTTTAAGGGCGCAGTTGATGACCTTTTGAAATAA
- the LOC130927717 gene encoding uncharacterized protein LOC130927717 isoform X1 yields MKCPTDVTVEDLHPERHDPLHVKQEEESDMPWIKQEAEPESPDIKEEKQEVEILKFPMSATIKSEEDEGPSDESGAAKPWSDSSFQHLTTKGQGQSQPNGLLAPLSDSDDITSHSSDFNTDEEDDDFDQNASKSLDKSSLKTDAKECTVGKPFACTLCGKRFTRKGHLVSHTRNHTGEKPFACTLCGKRFTQKRRLVSHTRSHAGEKPFACTLCGKKFIEKGGLNKHTSRHSGEKLFACTLCDKRFAQKIELEGWQKNWESEPHGLPAADIKWLKEDSEKGLFEKEVTYVYRRGVTKRWRFLKNDMWFYPPEPPGVARAGGVLLADSFFRSRVFFWRPVGVWGYSVRCPRKDCPARELKDVFLSHCGYSKTVRQICDLSGWYSMLTEVLACNACRKAAQDSEEHSIGRFLSWDNDILSQLSPGHREIFPAVLAPQCGVDKQVLSLIEDCAEGNTMTKLHRQILERHSAEYLHRLDLYTTLLTQISKAGGIVRSMGAQEFQPPRRKLPPPKLLRKVFLISQLDKIEDYRTQIMSTFGQVLKFDSTRKICKKLSGEGKGTAAWCTNVGNEQGQILTSVLTCAESLTMLRPMALGLMDRYQKAGEAAPELMYVDRGCCRSRGLSAVGQLFDSWADSGMIVRLDAFYWIHSFDAALLTNHHAKYSLFKSALSAAVFAYNKDDMALLVESERAGHHTGYRTLTDIEVVEKLLRKDHLKHYVRRITVGAQETFRRVQRAIDILKGPAGKDENQIHLFKDAAAIDHVWDNQQKHLECLQDPPGRDMYTVVGYAIRNGVRLPRYRCVRSSNSLEGFHAFIPGMIPGPHCGAVPFQVYLLSGIARWNADREACNIKGQKGRVHRLYSTPLIHRINKRCQEFFHRIEEVNHRLPVPTHDERLGLEYLLAQSTDEFNVREHYSKASATILATEDHDDESEEEEKKEEAIEEDDDAGYNSDRETQGSAPLGQLLQLTERAVASELDPCAEDVCSLHHLPGYQHVETLSRVLVEIALEEGKLSLTDSVRQRVLAAWNQLDLHDRQIQEFDSLYASRWGHSLFGLTNGDPASASLVQKLKLSKRYSPAHLLDSRKNRLMYCVIKQLWLHPGCGAARQGSPVRQAVTRMYQRAQQRVTVDDLVLKKLGIPFLKVNSKCVSDFIRRQEAMSANKVTDQGLSVLQRPQSLSDTSLPPALELPDIRPQTDRPQVCFNVVPSMAGTRQLKRRYINLPIAPRPSTFPSTPLAGGFAVVPPHYTVTTPPSQTLVVVPSAPLAVHGHVPPPNSTAAPTASQTTDTAHLSGAPQGPARSTYYKRLANNKPAFAVNSVKYYNCALCGQSTQGHKKYKKKTYCETARASTSKGLSGRSFANFVNFKGAVDDLLK; encoded by the exons atgaag tGTCCAACAGATGTCACTGTAGAAGATCTTCACCCTGAGAGGCACGATCCCCTCCACGTGAAACAGGAGGAGGAGTCTGACATGCCGTGGatcaaacaggaggcggagCCAGAATCCCCTgacattaaagaagaaaaacaggaaGTTGAAATCCTCAAGTTTCCAATGAGTGCAACTATAAAGAGCGAAGAAGACGAAGGTCCAAGTGATGAGAGCGGAGCAGCCAAACCTTGGAGTGACAGTTCATTTCAGCACCTGACAACAAAAGGGCAGGGACAATCGCAACCGAACGGACTCTTAGCTCCGCTTTCGGACAGTGACGACATAACGTCACACTCATCTGACTTTAATACTGATGAGGAGGATGatgactttgaccaaaatgcttcaaaatccttAGACAAGTCCTCATTGAAAACAGATGCAAAAGAATGCACGGTTgggaaaccttttgcctgcacactttgtggtaaaagatttacTCGGAAGGGACATTTAGTATCGCACACAAGAaaccacactggagagaagccattTGCCTgtacactttgtggtaaaagattcactcagaagagaCGTTTAGTATCACACACAAGAAGCCacgctggagagaagccttttgcctgcacactttgtggtaaaaaattcaTCGAGAAGGGAggtttaaacaaacacacaagcagACACAGTGGAGAGAAGCTtttcgcctgcacactttgcgataaaagattcgcTCAGAAG ATCGAATTGGAaggatggcaaaaaaattgggAATCTGAACCTCATGGGCTACCCGCTGCGGACATAAAGTGGCTGAAGGAGGACAGTGAAAAAGGCTTGTTTGAAAAAGAGGTCACCTACGTGTACAGACGTGGGGTGACAAAGAGGTGGCGTTTCCTCAAAAATGACATGTGGTTTTACCCCCCTGAGCCACCTGGCGTAGCCAGAGCAGGAGGCGTACTTTTGGCGGACTCCTTCTTCCGCAGCCGTGTGTTTTTCTGGAGGCCTGTGGGCGTGTGGGGTTACAGTGTACGCTGTCCGCGAAAAGACTGTCCCGCACGCGAATTAAAAGACGTCTTTTTGTCCCACTGCGGGTACTCCAAGACGGTGCGGCAAATCTGTGACCTCTCCGGATGGTACTCCATGCTGACCGAGGTGCTGGCCTGCAACGCCTGCAGGAAAGCAGCCCAAGACTCTGAGGAGCATTCCATCGGCCGATTCCTGTCATGGGACAATGACATATTGTCCCAGCTCTCTCCCGGCCACCGTGAAATATTCCCGGCAGTCTTGGCTCCGCA ATGCGGTGTGGACAAGCAAGTCCTGTCCTTGATAGAGGACTGTGCGGAGGGGAACACCATGACAAAGCTCCATAGGCAAATTCTGGAGAGGCACAGTGCGGAGTACCTGCACAGGCTAGATCTCTACACCACCCTCCTCACCCAAATCAGCAAAGCGGGCGGGATTGTAA GATCGATGGGCGCCCAGGAATTCCAGCCGCCACGAAGAAAGCTGCCACCTCCCAAACTTCTAAGGAAGGTCTTTCTTATCTCACAGCTCGACAAGATCGAGGACTACCGAACCCAAATTATGTCCACGTTTGGTCAAGTGCTAAAATTCGACTCCACAAGAAAG ATCTGTAAGAAACTATCAGGAGAGGGAAAAGGCACGGCGGCTTGGTGCACCAACGTGGGGAACGAGCAAGGACAGATCCTCACGTCAGTCCTCACTTGCGCGGAGTCCCTGACCATGTTGCGGCCGATGGCGCTGGGTCTCATGGATCGCTATCAGAAAGCTGGGGAGGCAGCCCCCGAGCTCATGTACGTCGATCGCGGCTGCTGCCGTAGCCGCGGCCTGTCTGCCGTAGGACAGCTCTTTGACAGTTGGGCGGACAGTGGGATGATCGTCCGCCTCGACGCCTTCTATTGGATCCACAGTTTCGACGCGGCACTCCTGACGAACCACCACGCCAAGTACAGCCTCTTCAAATCGGCTCTCTCCGCCGCGGTCTTCGCATACAACAAGGACGACATGGCTCTACTCGTCGAGTCAGAGCGCGCCGGCCATCACACCGGCTACAGGACATTGACGGACATCGAGGTGGTGGAAAAGCTGCTCCGAAAAGACCACCTCAAGCACTACGTGCGGAGGATAACAGTCGGCGCGCAGGAGACCTTCAGACGTGTGCAACGTGCCATAGACATCTTGAAGGGGCCGGCGGGGAAGGATGAGAACCAGATCCACCTTTTCAAAGACGCTGCCGCCATCGACCACGTCTGGGACAACCAGCAGAAGCACCTAGAATGTCTGCAGGACCCACCGGGCCGTGACATGTACACCGTAGTGGGCTACGCCATCCGCAATGGTGTGAGACTGCCCCGCTACCGTTGCGTGAGGAGCAGCAACAGCCTGGAGGGGTTCCACGCCTTCATCCCCGGAATGATCCCGGGTCCTCACTGCGGGGCCGTACCTTTTCAGGTTTACCTGCTGAGCGGCATCGCACGCTGGAACGCAGACCGAGAGGCGTGTAACATCAAAGGCCAGAAGGGGCGAGTTCACCGCTTGTACTCAACTCCCCTGATCCACCGCATAAACAAGAGGTGCCAGGAGTTTTTCCATCGGATAGAGGAGGTCAATCACCGGCTCCCTGTTCCCACCCATGATGAGCGACTGGGCTTGGAGTACCTGTTGGCCCAGTCCACGGACGAGTTCAACGTCAGGGAGCACTACTCCAAGGCCAGCGCCACCATCCTGGCCACGGAGGACCACGATGACGAGTcggaggaggaggagaaaaaggaggAGGCTATCGAGGAGGACGACGATGCCGGTTACAACAGCGACCGCGAGACTCAAGGGTCGGCCCCGCTCGGTCAGCtgctgcagctgactgagcgggCCGTGGCCTCGGAGCTGGATCCCTGCGCCGAGGATGTGTGCAGCCTTCACCATCTGCCCGGCTACCAGCACGTCGAGACACTGAGCAGGGTGCTGGTGGAGATTGCCTTGGAGGAGGGGAAGTTGAGTCTCACCGATTCAGTCAGGCAGCGGGTCTTGGCTGCGTGGAACCAGCTGGACCTCCATGATCGCCAGATACAAGAGTTCGACAGCCTCTACGCATCTCGCTGGGGACACTCCCTATTCGGCCTCACCAACGGCGACCCAGCCAGCGCTTCTTTGGTCCAGAAACTCAAGTTGTCTAAGCGCTATTCGCCTGCCCACCTGCTGGACTCGCGAAAGAACCGCCTGATGTATTGCGTCATCAAGCAGTTGTGGCTCCACCCAGGCTGTGGCGCCGCAAGACAAGGGAGCCCCGTCAGGCAAGCTGTCACCCGGATGTACCAGCGCGCCCAGCAGCGGGTGACGGTGGATGACCTTGTGCTCAAAAAACTCGGCATTCCCTTCCTGAAGGTGAACAGCAAGTGCGTCAGCGATTTCATTAGGAGACAAGAAGCCATGTCAGCCAACAAAGTGACAGACCAAGGCCTTTCTGTCCTCCAACGGCCACAGAGCTTGTCTGACACCAGTCTGCCCCCCGCTCTGGAGCTCCCCGACATCAGGCCCCAAACTGACCGGCCCCAGGTCTGTTTTAACGTCGTGCCCTCCATGGCCGGGACACGGCAGCTCAAGCGCAGGTACATAAATTTACCTATAGCGCCCCGCCCCTCCACGTTCCCTTCTACGCCGCTTGCAGGCGGCTTCGCCGTGGTGCCTCCCCACTATACTGTCACCACCCCTCCTTCGCAGACTCTCGTTGTTGTACCTTCGGCGCCGCTTGCGGTACACGGTCACGTGCCACCTCCCAACTCCACAGCCGCCCCCACCGCTTCACAGACTACTGACACTGCGCATCTGTCTGGCGCCCCACAGGGTCCCGCCAGATCCACTTACTACAAACGGCTCGCCAATAACAAACCTGCTTTTGCTGTCAACAGTGTGAAATACTACAACTGTGCCCTGTGTGGTCAATCCACACAGGgccacaaaaaatataaaaaaaagacatactGTGAAACGGCCAGGGCCTCCACGTCCAAAGGACTTTCTGGCAGGTCCTTTGCAAATTTTGTCAATTTTAAGGGCGCAGTTGATGACCTTTTGAAATAA